One region of Planktothrix sp. FACHB-1365 genomic DNA includes:
- a CDS encoding glycoside hydrolase family 19 protein, giving the protein MTAKLYLIIPTMDGRGYVQLTWNYNYRKYSDVLGLDLVNDPDLVMRPDIALFILIHGMKWGVFTGIKDVSQY; this is encoded by the coding sequence ATGACCGCAAAACTTTACCTTATTATCCCTACTATGGACGGACGGGGTTATGTACAACTCACTTGGAATTACAATTATCGGAAATATTCAGATGTGTTAGGGCTAGATTTAGTGAATGATCCTGATCTGGTTATGCGTCCTGATATCGCACTTTTTATCCTAATTCATGGAATGAAATGGGGTGTATTTACGGGGATAAAAGATGTCTCTCAATATTGA